One Mangrovimonas cancribranchiae DNA segment encodes these proteins:
- a CDS encoding quinol:cytochrome C oxidoreductase — MYTFSNKLKTFSIALVIIGLLGVGYGFMTSHKSFEEVETMLAEEASHHGGGHAEDTVHATTETAHDSHAKEASNTDEAHHADAHKEHVEHVQHQISNRPWSALYVGAFFFFMIALGVLAFYAIQRASQAGWSPVLFRIMEGITAYVLPGGLIVLAIAIASGTIGHYNIFIWMDPDVVAHDKLIQGKAGWLNLTMFAVRGLIFIAGWSLYRHFARKFSLAQDNAEDDKNFKKSFRIAAAFLVFYIYSESMMSWDWIMSVDPHWFSTLFGWYVFASMFVSGITVIALITMYLKSKGLLEFVNDSHLHDLAKFMFAISIFWTYLWFSQFMLIWYSNIPEEVTYFITRINDYKLPFFGMLAMNFIFPLLVLMNSDYKRIPWFIVMAGIVILFGHYLDVFNMIMPATVGDRWFIGVPEIGAICLFAGLFMLVVFTAISKAPLLAKRNPFIKESENFHY; from the coding sequence ATGTACACATTCTCAAATAAATTAAAGACATTTTCCATAGCCTTAGTTATTATAGGTTTATTAGGTGTTGGTTATGGTTTTATGACTTCTCACAAATCTTTTGAAGAAGTTGAAACTATGTTGGCTGAAGAAGCCTCACATCATGGAGGTGGTCATGCTGAAGATACAGTTCATGCCACTACAGAAACAGCGCACGATTCACATGCCAAAGAAGCTTCAAATACAGATGAAGCACACCATGCAGATGCTCATAAAGAACATGTAGAGCATGTCCAACACCAAATATCTAACCGCCCTTGGTCAGCGCTTTATGTAGGTGCGTTCTTTTTCTTTATGATTGCTTTAGGCGTGTTAGCATTTTATGCTATTCAAAGAGCATCGCAAGCAGGTTGGTCTCCAGTACTATTTAGAATTATGGAAGGTATTACAGCATATGTATTACCTGGCGGATTAATTGTATTAGCTATTGCTATTGCATCTGGAACAATAGGACATTACAATATCTTTATTTGGATGGATCCCGATGTTGTAGCGCATGATAAACTTATTCAAGGTAAAGCAGGTTGGTTAAACTTAACAATGTTTGCAGTAAGAGGACTTATTTTTATTGCAGGATGGAGTTTATACCGTCACTTTGCAAGAAAATTCTCTTTAGCACAAGATAATGCTGAAGACGACAAAAACTTTAAAAAATCTTTCAGAATCGCAGCGGCATTCTTAGTATTCTATATCTATTCAGAATCTATGATGTCTTGGGACTGGATTATGAGTGTAGATCCACACTGGTTTAGTACATTATTTGGATGGTATGTATTTGCAAGCATGTTTGTAAGCGGTATTACGGTTATTGCCTTAATAACTATGTACTTAAAATCAAAAGGATTATTAGAGTTTGTAAATGATAGTCATTTACATGATTTAGCTAAATTTATGTTTGCCATTAGTATCTTTTGGACTTACTTATGGTTCTCACAATTTATGTTAATATGGTATTCAAATATACCAGAAGAGGTAACCTATTTTATTACAAGAATTAATGATTACAAGTTACCATTCTTTGGCATGCTAGCTATGAACTTTATTTTCCCACTACTTGTTTTAATGAATAGTGATTACAAGAGAATACCATGGTTTATAGTAATGGCAGGTATTGTAATTTTATTTGGACATTATTTAGATGTATTCAATATGATTATGCCAGCAACAGTAGGAGACAGATGGTTTATTGGTGTGCCAGAAATTGGAGCTATTTGCTTATTTGCTGGACTATTTATGCTAGTTGTATTTACAGCAATATCTAAAGCACCACTATTAGCAAAAAGAAACCCATTTATTAAGGAAAGTGAAAACTTCCATTACTAA
- the ruvB gene encoding Holliday junction branch migration DNA helicase RuvB — MNENLDPTNDNFSPEELDVEKKLRPLSFDDFTGQDQVLENLQVFVKAANLRDEALDHTLFHGPPGLGKTTLAHILSNELSVGIKVTSGPVLDKPGDLAGLLTNLDERDVLFIDEIHRLSPIVEEYLYSAMEDYKIDIMIETGPNARTVQINLNPFTLVGATTRSGLLTSPMRARFGISSRLQYYNTELLTTIVQRSASILNVPISMEAAVEIAGRSRGTPRIANALLRRVRDFAQIKGNGKIDIKIAKFALEALNVDAHGLDEMDNKILSTIIDKFKGGPVGITTLATAVSESAETIEEVYEPFLIQQGFIMRTPRGREVTEQAYKHLGRTKGGTQGGLF, encoded by the coding sequence ATGAACGAAAACCTAGATCCAACAAATGATAATTTCTCACCTGAAGAGTTAGATGTAGAGAAAAAATTGCGTCCATTGTCTTTTGATGACTTTACAGGACAAGATCAAGTATTAGAAAACTTACAGGTTTTTGTAAAAGCAGCCAACTTAAGAGACGAAGCCTTAGATCATACCTTGTTTCATGGGCCTCCAGGATTAGGTAAAACAACTTTGGCGCATATTTTATCTAATGAGTTGAGTGTTGGTATTAAAGTCACCTCAGGACCTGTATTGGATAAACCAGGTGATTTGGCTGGCTTGCTCACCAATCTAGATGAGCGCGATGTATTATTTATTGACGAAATTCATCGTTTAAGTCCTATTGTAGAAGAGTATTTATACTCGGCCATGGAAGATTATAAAATTGATATCATGATTGAAACGGGACCAAATGCGCGAACGGTTCAAATCAATCTTAATCCATTTACATTAGTTGGAGCCACAACACGTTCAGGTTTACTAACATCTCCTATGCGAGCGCGTTTTGGAATAAGTAGCCGATTACAATATTATAATACCGAATTATTAACAACCATAGTCCAACGTAGTGCTTCAATTTTAAATGTGCCTATCTCTATGGAAGCCGCAGTAGAAATAGCAGGAAGAAGTCGAGGAACCCCAAGAATAGCTAATGCATTATTACGCCGTGTGCGCGATTTTGCCCAAATAAAAGGCAATGGCAAAATTGATATTAAAATAGCCAAATTTGCTCTTGAAGCTTTAAATGTAGATGCGCATGGTTTAGATGAAATGGATAATAAAATTCTGTCTACTATTATCGATAAATTTAAAGGCGGTCCCGTAGGTATTACAACTTTAGCAACAGCGGTTAGTGAAAGTGCCGAAACGATAGAAGAAGTTTACGAGCCTTTTCTTATTCAACAAGGATTTATTATGCGTACACCTCGTGGTCGAGAAGTAACCGAACAAGCCTATAAACATCTTGGACGTACCAAAGGAGGAACGCAAGGCGGATTGTTTTAA
- a CDS encoding cytochrome c oxidase subunit II → MTALLTILIVFFVAVAIWQMVKIFDLASVGADNGQIATDKDNKLNGYLMMAFLVFIYAITIVSIYEWGDLPLLSNSASEHGSQIDTLMIISLILIFIVQTVTQFLLHYFAFKYKGEKGKKALFYADNNTLEAIWTIIPVITLAGLIIYGLFTWSSIMNVSEDEDPLVIELYAQQFNWKARYAGQDNVLGKANVRLIDIDRANILGVDESDPNAQDDIITTELHLPVGKPVLFKMRSQDVLHSAYMPHFRAQMNCVPGMITQFGFTPSVTTAEMRQNPDIIEKVANINKIRVENKAEIEAKGQDLRYEFDYLLLCNKICGKSHYNMQMKIIVETQEEYDAWIKEQKTFKNSLIN, encoded by the coding sequence ATGACTGCTTTATTAACAATTTTAATAGTATTTTTTGTAGCTGTTGCAATCTGGCAAATGGTCAAAATATTCGATTTGGCTAGTGTTGGTGCAGATAACGGACAAATTGCAACAGATAAAGATAACAAACTTAATGGGTATTTAATGATGGCATTCCTTGTCTTCATTTATGCCATAACTATAGTTTCCATATATGAATGGGGAGATTTACCATTATTATCAAATTCAGCATCCGAGCATGGATCGCAAATTGATACATTAATGATCATTTCTTTAATTCTTATTTTTATCGTTCAAACAGTAACGCAATTCTTATTACATTATTTCGCCTTTAAATACAAAGGAGAGAAAGGTAAAAAAGCCTTGTTCTATGCAGATAATAATACTCTAGAAGCTATTTGGACTATTATTCCTGTAATAACATTAGCAGGTTTAATTATCTACGGATTATTCACTTGGTCTAGCATTATGAATGTTAGTGAAGATGAAGATCCATTAGTAATTGAACTTTATGCACAGCAATTTAACTGGAAAGCTCGTTATGCTGGACAAGACAATGTATTAGGTAAAGCTAACGTAAGATTAATAGATATTGATAGAGCTAACATTTTAGGTGTTGATGAGTCAGATCCAAATGCACAAGACGATATTATAACTACCGAGTTACATTTACCAGTTGGTAAGCCAGTATTATTTAAAATGCGATCTCAAGATGTACTGCACTCTGCTTATATGCCACACTTTAGAGCACAAATGAACTGTGTTCCTGGTATGATAACCCAATTTGGGTTTACGCCATCTGTTACAACAGCAGAAATGAGACAAAATCCTGATATCATAGAAAAAGTAGCTAATATCAATAAAATTCGTGTAGAGAATAAAGCAGAGATAGAAGCTAAAGGTCAAGATTTAAGATATGAGTTTGATTACCTATTGTTATGTAACAAAATTTGTGGTAAGTCTCATTATAACATGCAAATGAAAATTATTGTTGAGACTCAAGAAGAATATGACGCTTGGATCAAAGAACAAAAGACCTTTAAAAACTCTTTAATTAACTAA
- a CDS encoding cytochrome c, with translation MPNMYESVGYETYSESAAFRNGKEGQLPAEGTIPRGFKPFDIENTVEGYQLAKDSLNSPLDSTQVDLAKGKELYDIYCGICHGNKGDGQGNLVKREKILGIPSYDDAGRAITAGSVYHTIYYGKNAMGSYANQINEEERWQVIAYVMELKAKLEK, from the coding sequence ATGCCAAATATGTACGAATCTGTTGGGTACGAAACCTATTCAGAATCTGCAGCTTTCCGTAATGGAAAAGAAGGACAACTTCCCGCAGAAGGAACTATACCTAGAGGGTTTAAACCTTTTGATATAGAAAATACTGTAGAAGGGTATCAGCTAGCTAAAGACTCATTAAACTCGCCATTAGATTCTACACAAGTAGATTTAGCTAAAGGAAAAGAGTTATACGATATTTATTGTGGTATTTGCCATGGTAACAAAGGTGACGGTCAAGGAAACTTAGTAAAGCGCGAAAAAATATTAGGTATTCCTAGTTATGACGATGCTGGTAGAGCCATAACAGCTGGTAGTGTTTATCATACCATTTATTACGGTAAAAACGCCATGGGGTCTTATGCAAACCAGATTAATGAAGAAGAGCGTTGGCAAGTTATAGCTTATGTTATGGAACTTAAAGCTAAATTAGAAAAGTAA
- a CDS encoding cytochrome P450 gives MDNQKEIPEVSTFTFLRHAINILNNPLPFHHKNFERYGNTFKLNIGFGNYAIFSRDAALAEYVLQKNWKNYTKSPIQTKDLAKYLGKGLLTSEGKHWRKQRKLIQPAFHKKHLENLIATIKKTIIEELHSIQTDIDMDVLPFFSDLAFKVVVKSLFSNAATDAEIKILQEVTEENQNMLVKELRQPYLKWYFESFGIIKKHLSRTKESRDILQNIINRRTQSKTQYNDLLDMLLNARYEDGSSMDNNQLIDEILVLFVAGHETTANTLSFTVQLLAQHPEWQDKIYIEYQTILEKYHANLMTAITQSQIAKQVIEESLRLYPPAYFIDRVNIQDDEFNGFLFKKGSSLLFSIYEIHRHKNLWKNPKTFNPNRFLPEHAKNYTSHYFPFGAGPRKCIGNNFAMYEMAIAVSELLLRYKIYPVKDSIEINPLITLKPKNAIVRFQKR, from the coding sequence ATGGATAATCAAAAAGAAATACCCGAGGTGTCTACATTTACGTTTTTAAGACACGCCATTAATATTCTTAATAATCCACTGCCATTCCATCATAAAAATTTTGAACGCTACGGCAATACGTTTAAGCTTAATATTGGTTTTGGTAACTATGCTATTTTTTCCCGTGATGCCGCTTTAGCAGAATATGTGCTTCAAAAGAATTGGAAAAATTATACAAAGTCACCTATCCAAACAAAGGACCTTGCTAAATATTTAGGAAAAGGATTGTTGACTTCTGAAGGCAAACATTGGCGAAAGCAACGCAAACTCATTCAACCAGCATTTCATAAAAAACATCTCGAAAACTTAATTGCTACCATAAAAAAAACCATTATTGAAGAGCTACATAGTATCCAAACAGATATTGATATGGATGTACTCCCTTTTTTTAGCGATTTAGCTTTTAAAGTGGTTGTAAAGTCGTTGTTTAGTAATGCCGCTACCGATGCTGAGATTAAAATCCTTCAAGAAGTGACCGAGGAAAATCAAAACATGTTGGTAAAAGAGTTGCGTCAGCCTTATTTAAAATGGTATTTTGAGTCTTTTGGGATTATAAAAAAGCATTTGTCGCGTACCAAGGAATCTCGTGATATTCTTCAAAATATCATTAATAGACGAACACAGTCTAAAACTCAATATAATGATTTGTTGGATATGCTTTTAAATGCACGTTATGAAGACGGCTCAAGTATGGATAACAACCAATTAATTGATGAAATTTTGGTACTTTTTGTTGCTGGCCACGAAACAACAGCAAATACATTAAGTTTTACAGTACAGTTATTAGCTCAGCATCCCGAATGGCAAGATAAAATCTATATAGAATATCAAACTATATTAGAAAAATATCATGCCAATCTAATGACAGCAATCACACAATCTCAGATAGCTAAACAAGTTATAGAGGAGTCTTTACGGTTATATCCGCCAGCATATTTTATAGATCGTGTGAATATACAAGATGATGAATTTAATGGCTTTCTATTTAAAAAAGGAAGCAGTTTATTGTTTTCTATTTACGAAATCCACAGACATAAAAACTTATGGAAAAACCCTAAAACGTTTAACCCTAATAGGTTTTTGCCTGAGCATGCTAAAAACTATACATCACATTATTTTCCATTTGGTGCTGGACCACGAAAATGCATAGGAAATAACTTTGCTATGTACGAAATGGCAATAGCTGTCTCAGAACTTTTACTTAGATATAAAATTTATCCTGTAAAGGATTCTATAGAAATTAACCCGTTAATTACTTTAAAACCTAAAAATGCTATTGTAAGATTTCAAAAGCGATAA
- a CDS encoding cbb3-type cytochrome c oxidase subunit I, with translation MSAHADTHAHDDHGHHHKETFITKYIFSQDHKMIAKQYLITGTIMGIIGVVMSLMFRMQIAWPEQPNVIFEALLGKWAPDGVMDADIYLALVTIHGTIMVFFVLTAGLSGTFSNLLIPLQIGARDMASGFLNMVSYWLFFLSSVIMVLSLFVEAGPAAAGWTIYPPLSALPMAQPGSGMGMTLWLVSMAIFIASSLLGSLNYIVTVINLRTKGMSMTRLPLTIWAFFVTAIIGVVSFPVLLSAALLLIMDRSFGTSFFLSDIFIQGEVLHYQGGSPVLFEHLFWFLGHPEVYIVLLPALGITSEIIATNSRKPIFGYRAMVASILAIAFLSTIVWGHHMFVSGMNPFLGSVFTFTTLLIAIPSAVKAFNYITTLWKGNLQMNPAMLFSIGLVSTFITGGLTGIILGDSALDINVHDTYFVVAHFHLVMGISALYGMFAGIYHWFPKMFGRMMNKKLGYLHFWITAICAYGVFFPMHFIGMAGLPRRYYTNSNFPLFDDLANVNVVITIFALVGGAFQLVFLYNFFTSIFFGKKAEQNPWKSNTLEWTTPVEHIHGNWPGQIPHVHRWAYDYSKPGHDLDFVPQNTPMKEGEEELQH, from the coding sequence ATGTCAGCACACGCAGATACTCACGCACACGACGACCACGGGCATCATCATAAAGAAACGTTTATAACTAAATATATATTCAGTCAAGACCACAAAATGATTGCCAAACAGTACTTGATTACAGGTACTATTATGGGAATTATTGGCGTTGTGATGTCTTTAATGTTCCGTATGCAAATTGCATGGCCAGAACAACCTAATGTTATTTTTGAAGCATTATTAGGTAAATGGGCACCAGATGGTGTTATGGATGCTGATATTTATTTAGCACTTGTTACCATTCACGGTACTATAATGGTATTCTTTGTACTTACTGCAGGATTGAGTGGTACATTTAGTAACTTATTAATACCATTACAAATTGGTGCACGAGATATGGCATCTGGTTTCTTAAACATGGTATCATATTGGTTATTCTTTTTATCAAGTGTAATCATGGTATTATCTTTATTTGTTGAAGCTGGACCAGCTGCAGCAGGATGGACTATTTACCCACCGTTAAGTGCTTTACCAATGGCACAACCAGGATCTGGTATGGGAATGACATTATGGTTAGTCTCTATGGCAATCTTTATTGCATCTTCTCTATTAGGATCTTTAAATTACATAGTAACTGTAATTAACCTAAGAACGAAGGGAATGTCTATGACGCGTTTACCATTAACTATTTGGGCATTCTTTGTAACAGCTATAATAGGTGTAGTATCTTTCCCTGTATTATTATCAGCGGCATTATTACTTATTATGGATAGAAGTTTTGGAACATCCTTCTTCTTATCAGACATTTTTATTCAAGGTGAAGTATTACATTACCAAGGTGGTTCTCCAGTATTATTCGAACACTTATTTTGGTTCCTAGGTCACCCAGAGGTATATATTGTATTATTACCAGCATTAGGAATTACCTCCGAAATTATAGCAACCAACTCACGTAAACCCATCTTTGGGTATAGAGCCATGGTAGCTTCAATTTTAGCAATTGCTTTCCTATCAACAATTGTATGGGGACACCACATGTTCGTATCTGGTATGAATCCATTTTTAGGGTCTGTATTTACCTTTACAACCCTATTAATTGCTATCCCATCAGCTGTTAAAGCATTCAACTATATTACAACACTGTGGAAGGGTAACTTACAAATGAATCCAGCCATGTTGTTCTCTATTGGTTTAGTATCAACATTTATTACAGGTGGTTTAACAGGAATTATTTTAGGAGACAGTGCTTTAGATATTAACGTACACGATACCTATTTTGTAGTAGCTCACTTCCACTTAGTAATGGGAATCTCTGCATTGTATGGAATGTTTGCAGGAATCTATCATTGGTTCCCAAAAATGTTTGGTAGAATGATGAATAAAAAATTAGGCTATTTACACTTTTGGATAACAGCAATTTGCGCGTATGGAGTATTCTTCCCAATGCACTTTATAGGAATGGCAGGGTTACCAAGACGTTATTATACAAACTCTAATTTTCCACTATTCGACGATTTAGCTAATGTAAACGTTGTTATAACAATATTTGCCTTAGTAGGTGGTGCATTCCAGTTAGTATTCTTATATAATTTCTTTACGAGTATATTCTTTGGTAAGAAAGCCGAGCAAAACCCTTGGAAGTCTAACACATTAGAATGGACAACACCAGTAGAACATATTCACGGAAACTGGCCAGGTCAAATTCCTCACGTACACCGTTGGGCATACGATTATAGTAAGCCAGGACACGATTTAGATTTCGTGCCGCAAAATACCCCAATGAAAGAGGGTGAAGAAGAATTACAACACTAG